A window of Streptomyces gilvosporeus contains these coding sequences:
- a CDS encoding AraC family transcriptional regulator: MTTGSGGGAEATAAAEETGADVAPRAGGEWARHWRHAQLPGLDLLRARYVRHAFPRHAHEGYVIAAVTHGVEEVGFAHGSVRTGPGEVMMINPEIAHTARAGAPEGWAYATLYPSAALVTEVAGETTALRGTAGFAETVTEDPHLARMITEIHRAAEAGQALAADTLLRAALARLLRRYGGPLPTRAPRGAGARTAARAKALLDARMADPPSLEQLAQELGTGPFALLRAFKDAYGMPPHTWLTDARVRRARHLLEAGTPPAEAAVAVGFTDQPHLNRHFTRIVGVPPGAYRRERADGRRRNNVQDPEDAAP; the protein is encoded by the coding sequence ATGACCACGGGGAGCGGGGGCGGCGCAGAGGCCACGGCCGCAGCCGAAGAGACCGGTGCGGACGTCGCGCCGCGGGCCGGCGGCGAATGGGCCCGCCACTGGCGCCACGCCCAACTGCCCGGCCTCGACCTGCTGCGCGCCCGCTACGTACGGCACGCCTTCCCCCGCCATGCGCACGAGGGGTACGTCATCGCCGCGGTCACCCACGGCGTCGAGGAGGTCGGCTTCGCGCACGGTTCCGTCCGCACGGGCCCCGGCGAGGTCATGATGATCAACCCGGAGATCGCGCACACCGCGCGGGCCGGCGCCCCCGAGGGCTGGGCCTACGCCACGCTCTACCCGTCGGCCGCCCTCGTCACCGAGGTCGCCGGGGAGACCACCGCGCTGCGCGGCACCGCGGGCTTCGCCGAGACCGTCACCGAGGACCCGCACCTGGCCCGCATGATCACCGAGATCCACCGGGCCGCCGAGGCCGGCCAGGCCCTCGCCGCCGACACCCTGCTGCGCGCGGCCCTCGCCCGGCTGCTGCGCCGCTACGGAGGCCCGCTGCCGACCCGCGCTCCCCGCGGTGCGGGCGCCCGCACCGCCGCCCGCGCCAAGGCCCTCCTGGACGCGCGGATGGCCGACCCGCCCTCCCTGGAGCAGCTCGCCCAGGAGCTGGGCACCGGTCCGTTCGCGCTGCTGCGGGCCTTCAAGGACGCCTACGGGATGCCCCCGCACACCTGGCTGACCGACGCCCGGGTGCGCCGCGCCCGGCATCTCCTGGAAGCGGGCACCCCGCCCGCCGAGGCCGCCGTCGCCGTCGGGTTCACCGACCAGCCCCATCTCAACCGGCACTTCACCCGCATCGTCGGGGTGCCGCCGGGGGCGTACCGCCGGGAGCGCGCGGACGGCCGGCGGCGCAATAACGTACAAGACCCCGAAGACGCCGCCCCGTAG
- a CDS encoding DEAD/DEAH box helicase → MADSALDSFSPATRGWFAGAFSAPTAAQEGAWRAIGAGSDVLVVAPTGSGKTLAAFLASLDALASTPPPAEPKKRCRVLYVSPLKALAVDVERNLRSPLTGIRQESVRLGLPEPDITVGIRSGDTPPAERRAIANRPPDILITTPESLFLMLTSSAREALAGVETVILDEVHAVAGTKRGAHLALSLERLDELRGAGVAGHARPARRIGLSATVRPVEEVARYLSPQRRVEIVQPPSGKRFDLSVVVPVEDMGELGGSPVQDGDTGEKPSIWPQVEEKIADLVQAHRSTIVFANSRRLAERLCNRLNEIAYERAHGEPLPEHHSPAELMAESGAAKGAPPLLARAHHGSVSKEQRAQVEEDLKAGRLPAVVATSSLELGIDMGAVDLVVQVESPPSVASGLQRVGRAGHQVGAVSRGIVFPKYRGDLVQAAVVTERMRSGGIEALRVPANPLDVLAQQIVAMSAMDTWDVGELLAVIRRAAPFAALPESAFHGVLDMLAGRYPSDAFAELRPRLVWDRLAGTVTGRPGAQRLAVTSGGTIPDRGLFGVFLAGSDSGKGGGRPSDPAARSASTRGGGGRRVGELDEEMVYESRVGDVFTLGTTSWRIEDITRDRVLVTPAPGVPGRLPFWKGDQLGRPLELGRALGAFLREIGAMAPEDARARLAAAGLDDWAAGNVLGYLAEQRQSCGHVPDDRTIVVERFRDELGDWRIVVHSPFGAQVHAPWALALGARLAERHGLDAQVMHADDGIVLRLPDADLMGLDLLDGPAPDPAADPGPAARGAEWDPEQSPVGAADVVFDHGDVDQLVTDQVGGSALFASRFRECAARALLLPRRSPGKRTPLWQQRQRAAQLLQVASEFGSFPIVLEAVRECLQDVFDVPGLTELMGDIEARRVRLVEVTTPEPSPFARSLLFGYVAQFLYEGDSPLAERRAAALSLDSRLLAELLGRAELRELLDVDVLAELERELQWRTQERRVKDAEGVADVLRLLGPLTGAELAERGAEEAWTGELAAARRVIRVRIAGADHWAAVEDAGRLRDALGTALPVGVPEAFTEPVADPLGDLLSRYARTRGPFTSEQAAARFGLGTAVTDGALHRLAASGRVVQGEFHPAGIGQEWCDAQVLRRLRRRSLAALREELEPVPPAALAAFLPQWQHISSPAPAAGPRGGSHSLRGIDGLVRAIEQLQGAPVPASALEKLVLPSRVGDYTPALLDELTTTGEVIWAGAGALPGKDGWLSLHLADTAPLLLRPPLPLEPSALHASVLAALAPGYGLFFRQIADQVRATTHPDATDPQLADAVWELAWSGRLTNDTLAPLRALLGSGRTAGSTAHRARRATPRGRYGSLATARPTASRSGPPTVGGRWSLLPAPEADATHRAHALARTLLDRHGIVTRGAVAAEGVAGGFSAAYRVLAAFEESGRARRGYVVEGLGAAQFAMDGAVDRLRAVSTQRERAADAALSDGGPSASGPVGGPERAVVLAAADPANAYGAALPWPDPPEGSTHKPGRKAGSLVVLVDGELALYMERGGKTLLIWPLGRDAAAGGTDARAHAAVTALCEAARAGALGTLTTERINGTSALTSPFAPVLESAGFHPTPRGFRLRG, encoded by the coding sequence ATGGCCGACTCAGCGCTCGATTCGTTCTCGCCCGCGACCCGCGGCTGGTTCGCGGGGGCCTTCAGCGCGCCCACCGCCGCGCAGGAGGGCGCGTGGCGGGCGATCGGCGCGGGTTCGGACGTCCTGGTGGTGGCGCCGACGGGCTCCGGCAAGACGCTGGCCGCGTTCCTGGCGTCGCTGGACGCGCTGGCGAGCACGCCGCCGCCGGCCGAGCCGAAGAAGCGCTGCCGGGTGCTGTACGTCTCGCCCCTCAAGGCCCTGGCCGTCGATGTCGAGCGCAATCTGCGCAGTCCGCTGACGGGCATCCGGCAGGAGTCGGTGCGCCTGGGGCTGCCCGAGCCGGACATCACGGTGGGCATCCGCTCCGGGGACACCCCGCCCGCCGAGCGCCGCGCGATCGCCAACCGCCCGCCCGACATCCTCATCACCACCCCCGAGTCGCTGTTCCTGATGCTGACGTCGTCGGCCCGGGAGGCCCTGGCGGGCGTCGAGACGGTCATCCTGGACGAGGTGCACGCCGTCGCCGGGACGAAGCGCGGCGCGCATCTGGCGCTGTCGCTGGAACGGCTGGACGAGCTGCGCGGTGCCGGTGTCGCCGGCCACGCCCGTCCGGCCCGCCGGATCGGCCTGTCGGCGACGGTGCGCCCGGTGGAGGAGGTGGCCCGCTATCTGTCGCCGCAGCGGCGGGTGGAGATCGTCCAGCCGCCGTCCGGCAAGCGCTTCGACCTCTCGGTGGTCGTTCCGGTGGAGGACATGGGAGAGCTGGGCGGCTCCCCCGTACAGGACGGCGATACGGGCGAGAAGCCGTCCATCTGGCCGCAGGTCGAGGAGAAGATCGCCGATCTGGTCCAGGCGCACCGCTCGACGATCGTCTTCGCCAACTCCCGCCGCCTGGCGGAGCGGTTGTGCAACCGTCTCAACGAGATCGCCTACGAGCGCGCCCACGGGGAGCCCCTGCCCGAGCACCACTCCCCCGCCGAGCTGATGGCCGAGTCCGGCGCCGCCAAGGGCGCGCCCCCGCTGCTGGCCCGCGCGCACCACGGTTCGGTCTCCAAGGAGCAACGCGCCCAGGTGGAGGAGGACTTGAAGGCGGGTCGGCTGCCCGCCGTGGTCGCCACCTCCAGTCTGGAGCTGGGCATCGACATGGGCGCGGTCGACCTGGTCGTCCAGGTGGAGTCGCCGCCGTCGGTCGCCTCCGGGCTCCAACGGGTGGGCCGGGCCGGCCATCAGGTCGGCGCGGTCTCCCGGGGCATCGTCTTCCCCAAGTACCGCGGCGATCTCGTCCAGGCCGCGGTGGTCACCGAGCGAATGCGCTCCGGGGGGATCGAGGCGCTGCGGGTGCCCGCCAATCCGCTGGATGTGCTGGCCCAGCAGATCGTCGCGATGAGCGCGATGGACACCTGGGACGTCGGGGAGCTGCTGGCCGTCATCCGGCGGGCGGCGCCGTTCGCCGCGCTCCCGGAGTCGGCGTTCCACGGTGTGCTGGACATGCTCGCCGGCCGCTACCCCTCCGACGCCTTCGCCGAGCTGCGGCCGCGCCTGGTGTGGGACCGCCTCGCGGGCACGGTCACGGGCCGGCCCGGGGCGCAGCGGCTGGCCGTCACCTCCGGTGGCACGATCCCCGACCGCGGGCTGTTCGGCGTCTTCCTGGCCGGCTCCGACTCCGGCAAGGGGGGCGGGCGACCATCAGACCCGGCGGCGCGAAGCGCCTCCACTCGGGGCGGTGGCGGGCGACGGGTGGGCGAACTGGACGAGGAGATGGTCTACGAGTCCCGGGTCGGCGACGTCTTCACGCTCGGCACGACGTCCTGGCGTATCGAGGACATCACCCGCGACCGGGTCCTGGTCACCCCCGCCCCCGGGGTGCCCGGCCGACTGCCGTTCTGGAAGGGCGACCAGCTCGGCCGCCCCCTGGAGCTGGGCCGCGCGCTCGGCGCGTTCCTGCGCGAGATCGGCGCGATGGCGCCCGAGGACGCCCGTGCCCGGCTCGCCGCCGCCGGGCTCGACGACTGGGCGGCGGGCAACGTCCTGGGCTATCTCGCCGAGCAGCGGCAGTCCTGCGGGCATGTCCCGGACGACCGCACCATCGTCGTCGAGCGCTTCCGGGACGAGCTGGGCGACTGGCGGATCGTCGTCCACTCCCCCTTCGGCGCGCAGGTCCACGCCCCCTGGGCGCTGGCCCTGGGGGCACGGCTCGCCGAGCGCCACGGGCTGGACGCCCAGGTGATGCATGCCGACGACGGCATCGTGCTGCGACTGCCGGACGCGGACCTGATGGGCCTCGACCTCCTCGACGGCCCCGCCCCCGATCCGGCCGCGGACCCGGGCCCGGCCGCCCGGGGCGCGGAGTGGGACCCGGAGCAGTCGCCCGTGGGGGCCGCCGATGTCGTCTTCGACCACGGTGACGTCGACCAGCTCGTCACTGACCAGGTGGGCGGCTCCGCGCTGTTCGCCTCCCGGTTCCGCGAATGCGCCGCGCGCGCCCTCCTGCTGCCCCGGCGCAGCCCCGGCAAGCGCACCCCGCTGTGGCAGCAGCGCCAGCGCGCCGCCCAACTGCTCCAGGTGGCGAGCGAGTTCGGGTCCTTCCCGATCGTGCTGGAGGCGGTGCGCGAATGCCTCCAGGACGTCTTCGACGTACCGGGCCTGACGGAGCTGATGGGCGATATCGAAGCCCGCCGGGTGCGCCTGGTGGAGGTCACCACCCCCGAGCCGTCCCCCTTCGCCCGCTCGCTGCTGTTCGGCTACGTCGCCCAGTTCCTCTACGAGGGCGACTCCCCGCTCGCCGAGCGGCGGGCGGCCGCGCTGTCGCTGGACTCCCGGCTGCTGGCCGAGCTGCTGGGCCGGGCGGAGCTGCGCGAGCTGCTGGACGTCGATGTGCTGGCCGAGCTGGAGCGCGAGCTTCAGTGGCGTACGCAGGAGCGCCGGGTCAAGGACGCCGAGGGCGTGGCCGACGTCCTGCGGCTGCTGGGGCCACTGACCGGCGCCGAGCTGGCCGAGCGCGGCGCGGAGGAAGCGTGGACCGGGGAGCTGGCCGCCGCCCGCCGCGTCATCCGGGTGCGGATCGCCGGCGCGGATCACTGGGCGGCCGTCGAGGACGCGGGCCGGCTCCGCGACGCCCTCGGCACGGCCCTGCCGGTCGGCGTCCCCGAAGCGTTCACCGAACCGGTGGCGGACCCGCTCGGCGATCTGCTCTCCCGGTACGCCCGCACCCGCGGCCCCTTCACCTCCGAGCAGGCGGCCGCCCGCTTCGGTCTCGGCACGGCCGTCACCGACGGCGCCCTGCACCGGCTGGCCGCGTCCGGCCGCGTCGTCCAGGGCGAATTCCACCCGGCCGGTATCGGCCAGGAATGGTGCGACGCCCAGGTGCTGCGCCGTCTGCGCCGCCGCTCGCTGGCCGCGCTGCGCGAGGAGCTGGAGCCGGTGCCGCCCGCCGCGCTCGCCGCCTTCCTCCCCCAGTGGCAGCACATCAGCAGCCCGGCCCCGGCGGCGGGCCCGCGCGGCGGGTCGCACAGTCTGCGCGGGATCGACGGCCTGGTGCGCGCCATCGAGCAGCTCCAGGGCGCGCCGGTGCCCGCCTCCGCCCTGGAGAAGCTGGTCCTGCCGTCCCGGGTCGGCGACTACACCCCCGCCCTCCTGGACGAGCTCACCACCACCGGCGAGGTGATCTGGGCCGGCGCCGGCGCGCTGCCCGGCAAGGACGGCTGGCTCTCCCTCCACCTCGCCGACACCGCGCCCCTGCTGCTCCGTCCCCCGCTGCCGCTGGAACCGAGCGCGCTGCACGCCTCCGTCCTGGCCGCCCTCGCCCCCGGCTACGGCCTGTTCTTCCGGCAGATCGCCGACCAGGTCCGCGCCACCACCCACCCCGACGCCACCGACCCCCAACTCGCCGACGCCGTCTGGGAGCTGGCCTGGTCCGGGCGGCTGACCAACGACACCCTCGCCCCGCTGCGGGCCCTGCTGGGCTCGGGCCGTACGGCCGGGTCCACCGCCCACCGGGCGCGCCGGGCCACGCCCCGCGGCCGCTACGGCTCTCTTGCGACGGCCCGCCCCACGGCCTCCCGCAGCGGCCCGCCCACCGTCGGCGGCCGCTGGTCGCTGCTGCCCGCCCCGGAGGCCGACGCCACCCACCGGGCGCACGCCCTGGCCCGTACGCTCCTGGACCGGCACGGCATCGTCACCCGGGGCGCGGTCGCCGCCGAAGGGGTGGCGGGCGGCTTCTCCGCGGCGTACCGCGTGCTGGCCGCGTTCGAGGAATCCGGGCGGGCCCGGCGCGGCTATGTCGTCGAGGGGCTCGGCGCGGCCCAGTTCGCGATGGACGGCGCGGTCGACCGGCTGCGCGCGGTCAGCACCCAGCGCGAGCGCGCCGCCGATGCCGCCCTGTCCGACGGCGGCCCCTCGGCCTCCGGGCCGGTCGGCGGCCCGGAGCGCGCCGTGGTCCTCGCGGCCGCCGACCCGGCCAACGCCTACGGTGCGGCCCTGCCCTGGCCCGATCCCCCCGAGGGTTCGACGCACAAACCGGGCCGTAAGGCGGGCTCCCTGGTGGTCCTCGTCGACGGCGAGCTGGCGCTCTACATGGAGCGCGGCGGCAAGACCCTGCTGATCTGGCCGCTCGGCCGGGACGCCGCCGCAGGGGGCACCGACGCCCGCGCCCACGCCGCCGTGACGGCTCTGTGCGAGGCCGCCCGCGCCGGTGCCCTGGGCACCCTCACCACCGAACGCATCAACGGCACCTCGGCCCTCACCTCCCCCTTCGCCCCCGTCCTGGAGTCCGCCGGCTTCCACCCGACCCCGCGCGGCTTCCGGCTCCGGGGATGA